CTGTGTATTAATTTAATGTTTCCTATGGTGGTTGTCCCGGCAGAAATTCCTATTGTCGCAGATGGTGAATTTGCCGTTGGTATGGAATTCAGTTTCAGGGAAACTGTTATTAAGGAAATAAAAGAGTATACCATACGACGAAGCGTAGAATACCGGGTATATAAGTCTGAGTCGTTGACATTTTATGCCAAGTGTACACAGTATGGGTCAGGGTGTGATTGGCTTATCAGGGTTAGCATGATCAGCAGGAAGTACTGTTGGGTTATAAGGAGGTATAATGGTAGTCACACTTGTACCAGAGTCACCATTTCACAAGATCATTCGAAGCTGGATTCTATCACAATTGCAAAAGCAATAAAGCCATTGGTTGAGGCTGATCCCTCCTTAAAGGTAAAATTGGTTATAGCAGAAGTGCAATCGAAGTTCAACTATACCGTTAGTTATTGGAAAGCATGGTTGGCTAAGCAAAGAGCAGTAGAAAAATATTTGGAGGTTGGGAAGCATCGTACGAAGCGTTGCCTATATGGTTTGAGACCATGTGTCATAAGGAGCCATCAGCTGTTGTCCATTTTGAGACTATGCCTGCATATCAAGGCGATGACTTGGTGGTTGATATTCAGGTACTGCATCGAGTATTTTGGAGTTATTACCCATACGGGAATTCAGACATTGTAAGCCAGTTATCCAGGTGGATGGGACTCACTTGTACGGAAAGTATAAGGGTTGTCTACTAGTCGCCACCTAATATGATATATTCAATTAGCTCAACTGAATCCTAAATATCAAGATACGGGTACATTGTAACATAATATTACCTATTTGCTAGTTAAAAACTGTGGGATTCCCTAGGAAGCGGCAATAGATATGGAAGTCGAATCCAAGCCCAACCGAGCAGAAGTGTTAGTGGGTCATCGATTTTCTTACAGTCAAACCGAGATGCACTGCATAATGCCCTGTAAATGTGTGCTAGGCATGCCGATCCCCAACTGTACTGTCCAATACTGCCAAAATCACGAAGCAAGGGTAGAAACTTCCAATGCACACCTCCCCCAGATTTATCCCCAAACAAGATCGTCCCGATCAGCAACATAATGTGGCACCTCACATACCTTTGTGTACTGATTTCATCAGTCAActctaaattttcttttagatcCTGCAGCCAGGTCAGTTTTACGCAGCTACCTCTACAGTCCGACTTACGCGGTGCAACTCCAAATTGAAGCAAACACTCTGCCTCCAAGGATTCAAAACTACTCATTGTCGTCCCTGTTACTGGAAGATCGTTCGTCGGAAGACCAAGAATTAGAGCCACATCTTCAAGAGTCACGGCACATTCACCAATGGAAAAGTGAAACGTATGTGTGTCTAGGTACCAACATTCGATTAGAGCATTCACCAGTGCTTTCTGACATTGGACTACCCTAATCTGAGATGCATGATAAAAATCGGTAAGTTGTAAATGCTCCTCCACCCTATCGTTGTACCGATCCGGAGGAACTGGGTGGTCACATGTCAATATTCTTAATTTctacaaaaaacataacaaattaTTAGTCAACTCATTAACAATTACTAACTTActatcataaattattttactcAATCCTTATAAAACTAATTATTCTAagttctaaaattaattattaatccttaaaattatttataactaACTACTAATAAAAGTAATTACTAATACATATATTCCTAATCAAAATTCTCAGCAATATTACAACAACTAGAATAATATCTAATATTAATTACTCATTTACTATCATTTAAACATTTTTTcctcaattataaaaaatattaataatcagTATATACCATCAATCATTTTCTAACaacattaataataactaacttgctaataatgataattacaattaaaaaaatttaaatattctcATAATAAAACCTAACGTTTGATGGATGTATGTGTGTGATTGTGGGGGCAAGCGCCCCCactataatttgaatttttttgagtagtatatgataataatatttatttgctcccactaaattattaaatttgaccccgcaatatttttttattcaatttttggtACTTCACTTTCAatttaagaatttcatattAGATGTTATTAGAATTAtcaattctcaatttaaattaaatttgtgttttttcttaaaaatcgacttaaaagaatattatttatctttttttatattagttttatcttttttttttgtaacaacTGTATTAATTGAAAGAAGTTTTATTATGAATCTCAATAAAAATTGGTTTCTAATTTTAtgagaaataaatttttaaataagtatttacttgtatatatataaaaataatactacaCATCCAAGTCTTTTTATGAACTAAGTCTAACCAAGTTAAACAACAAGACTTAGAATAATACTAGTCataactgatttttgttatCTTAGACTAACTTGGTTGAAtttgattaacaaaaaaatatgaatgtGTTGCATCATTctatataaacaaaaaacaacaacaaagccttgtcccactaagtggggtcggctgcATCATTCtatataaaaagaaagatatttcgattgttattgttaagaaaaagattacttaatttttttaaaatataaaacctaaataataaaactctaaattatatgttattatttaaattaatattttagtgttttaatttataaattagatattttaaaaactaattatattatatgtacataaaaaataaccacctgtatatatattgaaataaaaaatatacattaaaaacaataacaataacatttAATTTCATCCATAACATTTatagttaataattttaaacggattttaaaaaaattaatgttctTTTCAAACatgattataataaaaaattaaaaaaaattacattctTTATAAAAAATCCCTATTATTCTGTTtacattttaaaattcaaaaactaacaagaataataataattaatttcctaataataatatttataattaaaaattagtaaaaaaaaaattttagaaaaatctaacaaatattaaaaaatagtaataatcatTCTATTTATATTCTTAAATTGCATTTCTAACAGCaatcataataattaaattttgtttctaaATTGCATTTCTAACAACaatcataataattaaatttctaacaataataattataaacataaaaaatttaaaaaattaaaaaaaacttacataatcaggataactgaaaaaataaataatataaaactcaGATCGATCaacatctttaattttatgtttttttggcatgattttttttcttccaacATGCAAGACTTCACTcagaaacagagaaagaaagaagaagaaagtggaAGTGACGTTGAAAATGAAATCTGAAAGTGATTGTAATTGGATGGTGAGAGAGAGTTGCATGGatctttgtttgatttcaggGGGGAGAAGTTGGTGCGCGACGCGTGTCTAGGCTGCATCAAATCGGACCGTGCGTTTGGTGAAACGCAACTGGGGAACGGGAACTCGCAGATAGGGGTGGCAAAGCGGGCCGGCCCGCCCCAACCCGCCCTGTCCCGCCTAGGCCCGCCCTATAAACGAGGCAGATTGGCCCGTCCCGCCAACTAGAAGGGGTTCAGGCCGTCCCACTTTATGGCGGATTGGCAGGTCGGTGGCTAGCCCGCTtgactcttttttttaaaaaaataaaatttattaaaattaaccaaaaaataataattaaaaaatcaaatacaaataaaaattagtcaaattataatatattttttatttttaactttaataaaatagttcaaaataatatttgttaatagaattatctttattttaaaaaataagtcacacCAAATCATAGTCTGACCCGTCCTTTTTAGCGGGTTTAGTGGATCGGCCCGATGGGTTCAATCCGTTTTGCCACCCATACTCGCAGGATCCGAGTTGTGGTTCCACTAACACCACAAAATTGTGAAGCACTCCGTGTCAGAGTCCAACACCACTCTCATGCATCCATACGCAAATTAAAAAGCAGAAATTTCTATCGGAAGAAATTActattgatatttgaatttttatatatatcacgcaaaaaaaaataattaaaaaatatgaataataaataaatttttaagaaattaaaaaatatgacaaaaaataataaaataattttttaaaaaataaattattattttgatcttTAA
The Arachis duranensis cultivar V14167 chromosome 5, aradu.V14167.gnm2.J7QH, whole genome shotgun sequence genome window above contains:
- the LOC107487322 gene encoding protein MAIN-LIKE 2-like produces the protein MIKLRILTCDHPVPPDRYNDRVEEHLQLTDFYHASQIRVVQCQKALVNALIECWYLDTHTFHFSIGECAVTLEDVALILGLPTNDLPVTGTTMSSFESLEAECLLQFGVAPRKSDCRGSCVKLTWLQDLKENLELTDEISTQSIGQYSWGSACLAHIYRALCSASRWRLVDNPYTFRTSESHPPG